One part of the Schistocerca piceifrons isolate TAMUIC-IGC-003096 chromosome 7, iqSchPice1.1, whole genome shotgun sequence genome encodes these proteins:
- the LOC124805260 gene encoding uncharacterized protein LOC124805260: protein MRQNVESSAPESECRRKGDVKKYMKNKWRQETFNKKLKVEKWEEKKQKTALRKYYKQLRKEDPGKNYFHPADKRRNHRSSEDNDPGVSSQTANRDSSTLSLKKHKASAFKRALQTFEEKQREKEAKVKMIEQQLMQKQERLKQYKSKRTENFKKLSLKTACGQPVMSGRIQMLLSKIEKDG from the exons ATGAGGCAAAATGTCGAGTCATCTGCTCCCGAAAGTGAGTGTCGTCGAAAGGGTGATGTTAAAAAGTACATGAAAAACAAATGGCGACAAGAAACCTTCAACAAGAAACTTAAAG TCGAGAAGTGGGAAGAGAAGAAACAGAAGACAGCGTTACGGAAGTACTATAAACAACTTCGAAAAGAAGATCCTGGGAAAAATTATTTCCATCCGGCCGACAAGCGTCGAAACCACCGAAGCAGCGAAGACAACGACCCGGGAGTCTCTTCACAAACAGCTAACAG GGACTCGAGTACTCTATCTCTAAAGAAGCATAAAGCAAGTGCCTTTAAACGAGCATTACAAACATTTGAGGAGAAACAAAGAGAAAAAGAGGCTAAGGTGAAAATGATAGAGCAACAGTTGATGCAGAAACAGGAAAGATTAAAACAGTACAAAAGTAAAcgcactgaaaattttaaaaaactgtccTTAAAAACTGCATGTGGTCAACCTGTTATGTCAGGTCGCATACAGATGCTTTTAAGTAAAATTGAAAAAGATGGATAA